The genomic stretch GACGATCTGCTTCTCCAGCTACGCCGCCTCGAGATTTCCGACAACGCCAAGGGTTTTGTCGAGCTACTATCTCAGCTCAGCACTGCCACCGCCCCCCTCTCCGACGCGGACTTCCGCGCCCGCTTCGCTGACCTCGCCGCCCTCGGTGACGACCACCTCATCGTCGTCGCCGAGGACCGCCACGCCGGCCGGATCGTCGCTACCGGCAGCGTCTTTATTGAGCGCAAGTTCGTCCACGGTGGCGGCAAGGTCGGCCACATCGAGGACGTCGTCGTCGACGCCGccgcccgccgccgccgccttggGCAGCGGGTGGTTCGTTACCTTTCGAACCACGCGAAGGCCGCTGGCTGCTACAAGGTCATC from Musa acuminata AAA Group cultivar baxijiao chromosome BXJ1-3, Cavendish_Baxijiao_AAA, whole genome shotgun sequence encodes the following:
- the LOC135616494 gene encoding probable glucosamine 6-phosphate N-acetyltransferase 2, whose amino-acid sequence is MDERSETTAVDGEEDDLLLQLRRLEISDNAKGFVELLSQLSTATAPLSDADFRARFADLAALGDDHLIVVAEDRHAGRIVATGSVFIERKFVHGGGKVGHIEDVVVDAAARRRRLGQRVVRYLSNHAKAAGCYKVILDCTPDLRSFYEKCGFTEKTIQMALYF